One region of Malania oleifera isolate guangnan ecotype guangnan chromosome 6, ASM2987363v1, whole genome shotgun sequence genomic DNA includes:
- the LOC131157449 gene encoding cellulose synthase A catalytic subunit 7 [UDP-forming], protein MEASAGLVAGSHNRNELVVIHGHEEPKPLRSLNGQVCEICGDGIGLTVDGDLFVACNECGFPVCRPCYEYERREGTQQCPQCKTRYKRLKGSARVEGDDDEEDVDDIEHEFNIDDEQNRNKHIAEALLHGKMSYGRGPDDEENAQFPPVIAGIRSRPVSGEFPISNHAHGEQISSSLLKRVHPYPISEPGSARWDEKREGGWKERMDDWKMQQGNLGNEFDDANDPDMNMIDEARQPLSRKVPIASSKINPYRMIIVTRLLVLALFLRYRILHPVQDAIGLWLTSIICEIWFALSWILDQFPKWYPIDRETYLDRLSLRYEREGEPSMLAAVDIFVSTVDPMKEPPLVTANTVLSILAMDYPVDKISCYVSDDGASMLTFESLSETAEFARKWVPFCKKFSIEPRAPEMYFSLKIDYLKDKVQPTFVKERRAMKREYEEFKVRINALVAKAAKVPPEGWIMQDGTPWPGNNTKDHPGMIQVFLGHSGGHDTEGNELPRLVYVSREKRPGFQHHKKAGAMNALIRVSAVLTNAPFMLNLDCDHYINNSKAAREAMCFLMDPQVGKKVCYVQFPQRFDGIDRNDRYANRNTVFFDINMKGLDGIQGPVYVGTGCVFRRQALYGYEPPKGPKRPKMVSCDCCPCFGRRKKLRKYSKQGANGEGASLQGLDDDKELLMSQMNFEKKFGQSAIFVTSTLMEEGGVPPSSSPAALLKEAIHVISCGYEDKTEWGTELGWIYGSITEDILTGFKMHCRGWKSIYCMPKRPAFKGSAPINLSDRLNQVLRWALGSVEIFFSRHSPVWYGYKGGNLKWLERFAYINTTIYPFTSLPLLAYCTLPAVCLLTGKFIMPSIGTFASLYFIGLFLSIFATGILELRWSGVSIEEWWRNEQFWVIGGVSAHLFAVVQGLLKILAGIDTNFTVTSKASDDEDFGELYAFKWTTLLIPPTTLLVINLVGVVAGISDAINNGYQSWGPLFGKLFFAFWVIVHLYPFLKGLMGRQNRTPTIVVIWSVLLASIFSLLWVRIDPFIMKTKGPDTRKCGINC, encoded by the exons ATGGAAGCAAGCGCCGGACTCGTCGCCGGTTCTCACAACCGGAATGAGCTAGTAGTCATCCACGGCCACGAAGAG CCCAAGCCTTTGAGGTCTTTGAATGGTCAGGTCTGTGAGATATGCGGCGACGGGATTGGCCTTACGGTCGATGGGGATCTGTTCGTCGCCTGTAATGAGTGCGGCTTTCCTGTCTGCCGGCCATGCTATGAATATGAAAGGAGAGAAGGGACACAGCAGTGTCCTCAATGCAAAACGAGATACAAGCGTCTCAAAG GGAGCGCGAGGGTTGAGggagatgatgatgaagaagatgtGGATGACATTGAACATGAGTTTAACATTGATGATGAGCAGAACAGGAACAAGCACATTGCAGAAGCATTGCTTCATGGGAAGATGAGCTATGGAAGAGGCCCAGATGATGAGGAAAATGCCCAATTCCCACCAGTCATAGCTGGCATTCGATCCCGTCCA gtgagcggcgagttcCCAATATCAAATCATGCCCATGGAGAGCAGATTTCGTCTTCGCTGCTCAAGCGAGTGCATCCATACCCAATATCTGAGCCTG GAAGTGCAAGATGGGATGAAAAGAGAGAAGGTGGGTGGAAAGAGAGGATGGATGATTGGAAAATGCAGCAAGGAAATCTGGGGAATGAATTTGATGATGCAAATGACCCGGACATGAACAT GATAGATGAAGCCAGGCAGCCGCTATCAAGGAAAGTGCCAATTGCTTCTAGCAAGATCAACCCTTATCGGATGATCATCGTGACTAGGCTTCTTGTTTTAGCTCTCTTCCTCCGTTACCGTATCCTGCACCCTGTGCAAGATGCAATTGGGCTCTGGCTAACTTCTATAATCTGCGAGATCTGGTTTGCCTTATCATGGATCCTCGATCAGTTCCCCAAATGGTACCCAATTGATCGCGAGACTTATCTCGACCGCCTTTCTCTTAG ATATGAGAGAGAAGGTGAACCATCAATGCTTGCAGCAGTGGATATATTTGTCAGCACTGTGGATCCCATGAAGGAACCTCCTCTTGTTACTGCCAATACAGTTCTATCAATCCTGGCCATGGACTACCCAGTTGATAAAATTTCATGCTACGTTTCTGATGATGGAGCTTCTATGCTCACCTTTGAATCCCTTTCTGAAACAGCAGAATTCGCTAGGAAATGGGTACCCTTCTGCAAGAAATTTTCCATAGAGCCTCGAGCTCCTGAGATGTACTTCTCTCTCAAGATCGACTATCTCAAGGACAAAGTGCAGCCAACATTCGTCAAGGAACGTCGGGCaatgaag AGAGAGTATGAAGAATTCAAGGTTCGGATTAATGCACTCGTTGCAAAAGCTGCAAAGGTTCCTCCTGAGGGTTGGATTATGCAAGATGGGACACCATGGCCAGGAAACAATACAAAGGATCACCCTGGTATGATTCAAGTATTTCTTGGTCACAGTGGAGGTCATGATACAGAAGGAAACGAACTCCCTCGCCTCGTTTATGTCTCCCGTGAGAAAAGGCCTGGTTTTCAGCATCACAAGAAAGCTGGTGCCATGAATGCTCTG ATTCGTGTCTCTGCAGTGCTTACAAATGCTCCTTTCATGCTGAACTTGGACTGCGACCATTACATAAACAACAGCAAGGCCGCACGGGAAGCTATGTGCTTCTTAATGGACCCGCAAGTTGGAAAGAAGGTTTGTTATGTCCAATTTCCTCAAAGATTCGATGGCATTGATAGGAATGATCGATATGCCAACCGGAACACAGTCTTCTTTGAT ATTAATATGAAAGGTCTAGATGGAATTCAGGGTCCAGTGTACGTCGGCACTGGATGTGTTTTCAGAAGACAAGCTTTATACGGATATGAACCCCCAAAGGGTCCTAAGCGGCCAAAGATGGTAAGTTGTGACTGCTGCCCCTGCTTTGGACGCCGCAAAAAGCTAAGGAAATATTCTAAACAAGGTGCAAATGGTGAAGGTGCAAGCCTGCaag GATTGGACGACGACAAGGAACTACTGATGtctcaaatgaattttgaaaagaaatttggACAGTCAGCAATTTTTGTTACCTCGACTTTAATGGAGGAAGGTGGTGTACCTCCTTCTTCAAGTCCTGCAGCCCTGCTCAAAGAAGCCATTCATGTCATTAGTTGTGGCTATGAAGACAAGACTGAATGGGGTACTGAG CTTGGCTGGATTTATGGTTCCATTACGGAGGATATCCTGACAGGCTTTAAGATGCATTGTCGCGGCTGGAAGTCTATCTACTGCATGCCAAAGAGGCCAGCATTTAAGGGGTCAGCTCCTATCAACCTGTCAGATCGGCTTAACCAGGTGCTCAGATGGGCGCTTGGATCTGTTGAAATCTTCTTCAGTCGTCACAGCCCTGTCTGGTATGGTTACAAGGGAGGAAACCTCAAGTGGCTTGAGCGTTTTGCATATATCAACACAACAATCTATCCCTTCACCTCTCTCCCACTTCTCGCCTACTGTACTCTCCCTGCCGTCTGCTTGCTCACCGGAAAATTCATCATGCCATCG ATAGGCACTTTTGCAAGTCTCTACTTCATTGGTCTCTTCCTCTCAATCTTTGCGACGGGCATTCTTGAATTGAGGTGGAGCGGAGTGAGCATCGAAGAATGGTGGAGAAATGAGCAGTTCTGGGTCATCGGTGGCGTGTCTGCACATCTCTTCGCCGTTGTGCAAGGCCTTCTCAAGATTTTAGCAGGAATAGACACCAACTTTACTGTCACATCCAAAGCTTCCGATGATGAGGATTTCGGAGAGCTATATGCATTTAAATGGACTACACTTCTTATCCCTCCGACTACTCTCTTGGTCATCAACCTTGTTGGAGTTGTTGCTGGGATCTCTGATGCCATAAACAATGGCTACCAATCATGGGGACCTCTGTTTGGAAAGCTCTTCTTTGCATTTTGGGTCATTGTCCATCTCTACCCATTCCTTAAAGGTCTAATGGGTCGGCAGAACCGGACTCCCACCATTGTCGTTATATGGTCAGTGCTTCTGGCTTCTATCTTCTCCTTGCTTTGGGTCCGTATTGATCCGTTTATCATGAAAACCAAGGGACCTGACACTAGGAAATGCGGAATCAATTGCTGA